GAATCGGCCTTCAGACGGCGTCAGACATGCTGCGGAACACGGCCATGGCCCGCCCGAACCACCATTTTATCGCGTGCAGCATCGACGACATTGCGGGAAGGGCTGTGGATTTCATCATCTGGCACGTCGATTTGAGGGACGCGGAAGGCGCTGCTCGCGGCATCGCGGCCTGCCACGATGCAGGTCGCTCCGTCCTTCTCCTGACGCGATGTTTGCAGGGTTTTGTCGTCGGGCCGTTACTCATCCCGCATTTCGGCTGTCATCCTGACGCTGCTCTACGCTATCTCAAATCCTTCGGCGTCAGTGATGCCATGGATATTCCTGAAGAGGTAATTTTCGATTATCTCGACATCATTGCCTGTCATCACGCGGCGCGAAAGACGGATTTTCTGCCCATCAATAAATGCATGATGTTTCCGTCTGACAAGCGCGCGCTACCAACATTTCACGACCTGCCGATCCATATTGCCGCGCAGCGACCTTCCCCATGTGGGGAGGCGTCCGGGGCACGATCTTCAGATCTTGAAAAGACGCGGCTCTACCTCGCGGCCACGTTACGGCCACCAGCTTATTACCGATCAGCACGGGATTATCTCAGCCATTACCATCCGCGAAATGTCGCTTTATCCTCCGGCCAGACTCACCCCGTCATGCGCGCTGCGCCGGAGGGACATGATGTCCATCACGCGCTCCACGACGATATATTGCGTGACGTTTTGCACATGGCTCTCGGCACAAACATCACCACGGGGCGAAGCCGGACCCCCTCTGGAGGCAATATCGCCTCACCCCTTATTTATATCGCCGAATGGCAGGCTGACCGCGCCATTCGACGCCTCCATCTGTACACTGCGCATGATACAGGTCTCACTTATTTCAGTGAGCGCTTCCTGCCCCTTGAAAAATCGGAGCGGCGCAGCGAGGCGCAGATTCTGGTGATTGGCAGTATTGAGCGACTTCAGCGGAAATATGGAGATTTCTCCTACCGCATCAGTCTGCTCGATTGCGGTGTTGTGATGACGTCTCTAATTCTCGCACTGCATGACCATCAGAAGCCTTTCATCATTCGGCGCATCGACCCGCATATTGATTTCAGCCGGGATCTCGAAGTCTCGTCCGACCATCATTATCCTTCCTTCACGTTGGATATCATGCGTACCGCGACGCAGGAGGACGATATCCAAACCACCGCGCCATTGATGGAAGCGGTGATTAGCGAGGATGCCCCTGATTTCTTCCCACCGGACGCAGATCATCTGGCGCGATTACTGACAGTTGAATATGGTCAGGATCTTTATGACCTTCTCGATAAACGTCAAACTGCGCGCTATCTTGCAGGGCCACTCACCAAGGCAGAGATTGCGACGCTGGTTCGTGAGATTTTCCAAGTTCATCACGCTCTGTGCCAAACCAGCCTCTTCTCCCTGATTATTCTGCACCAGGATGGCGAAGCGCGCGTGACTCGCACAATATTTGAGCCCGTCACTGGTGAGACGCAGTTACACAAGGTGAGCCGGGAACTCCCCTCTGAGGTCGTCGCGCAACGCACGTTGGCCGCCGCCCCCGTG
This genomic stretch from Candidatus Kirkpatrickella diaphorinae harbors:
- a CDS encoding nitroreductase family protein, which produces MIENRSILQVATPYSRDRELLLMLPEYPRLARTIEIVDLPPDGLRFIGDAGHFSLKGTDLRDRVAGIAALFDGRRSLDQIIQDHSEFSPTAIFGVQALLFQQCMLENGCADDAADHDEIFEKNYLSYLASQQSDASSGETLSRTLKQSRIGLQTASDMLRNTAMARPNHHFIACSIDDIAGRAVDFIIWHVDLRDAEGAARGIAACHDAGRSVLLLTRCLQGFVVGPLLIPHFGCHPDAALRYLKSFGVSDAMDIPEEVIFDYLDIIACHHAARKTDFLPINKCMMFPSDKRALPTFHDLPIHIAAQRPSPCGEASGARSSDLEKTRLYLAATLRPPAYYRSARDYLSHYHPRNVALSSGQTHPVMRAAPEGHDVHHALHDDILRDVLHMALGTNITTGRSRTPSGGNIASPLIYIAEWQADRAIRRLHLYTAHDTGLTYFSERFLPLEKSERRSEAQILVIGSIERLQRKYGDFSYRISLLDCGVVMTSLILALHDHQKPFIIRRIDPHIDFSRDLEVSSDHHYPSFTLDIMRTATQEDDIQTTAPLMEAVISEDAPDFFPPDADHLARLLTVEYGQDLYDLLDKRQTARYLAGPLTKAEIATLVREIFQVHHALCQTSLFSLIILHQDGEARVTRTIFEPVTGETQLHKVSRELPSEVVAQRTLAAAPVIILPVIDFSRGATWLGNHALRLLYTASGAVLMTMWLLITARDWRGCPCGAVTESAFADLGINGVDRIIPYAFCLGRDEASS